A genomic stretch from Synechococcus sp. MU1643 includes:
- a CDS encoding 2Fe-2S iron-sulfur cluster-binding protein: MSDVATYTVRAEFEGEIHSFPCRGDQTVLNAAEAAGITLPSSCCSGVCTTCAALISEGSVEQPDAMGVKGDLQQQGYSLLCVAFPRADLTLKAGQEDALYEAQFGQYQK, from the coding sequence ATGTCCGACGTGGCCACTTACACCGTCCGCGCCGAGTTCGAAGGCGAAATTCACAGCTTTCCTTGCCGCGGGGACCAAACGGTGCTGAATGCTGCTGAGGCCGCTGGCATCACCCTGCCCAGCTCCTGCTGCTCTGGGGTCTGCACCACCTGTGCTGCGCTGATCAGCGAGGGCAGTGTTGAGCAGCCCGATGCCATGGGTGTGAAAGGTGATCTTCAGCAGCAGGGCTACAGCCTGCTGTGCGTGGCTTTCCCGCGGGCCGATCTCACCCTCAAGGCGGGGCAAGAGGATGCGCTCTACGAAGCCCAGTTCGGTCAATATCAGAAGTGA
- a CDS encoding YchJ family protein: MPGGFGGALDQSPCPCGGGAYGSCCGPLHRGDQLAETAEQLMRSRYSAFARGEIDYLLVTHPEPDVPAQQRRNSLEQSCRQPRWLGLTVLAVSGGGPRDLEGTVQFEARYRGGVLKETSLFQRRDGAEDGPWLYVGALHLEC, encoded by the coding sequence ATGCCTGGCGGTTTTGGTGGAGCCCTCGATCAGAGCCCTTGCCCATGTGGGGGCGGTGCTTATGGCAGCTGCTGTGGGCCCTTGCATCGCGGAGATCAGCTTGCTGAAACGGCTGAGCAGTTGATGCGCTCCAGATATTCAGCCTTTGCGCGCGGCGAAATCGACTATCTGCTGGTCACCCATCCTGAGCCGGATGTTCCTGCACAGCAGCGGCGCAATTCCCTGGAGCAGAGTTGCCGGCAGCCCCGTTGGCTCGGCTTGACCGTTCTCGCAGTCAGCGGCGGCGGTCCGCGGGATCTGGAGGGAACAGTGCAGTTTGAAGCCCGTTATCGGGGAGGGGTGCTGAAGGAAACCTCCTTGTTTCAGCGTCGCGATGGCGCGGAGGATGGCCCTTGGCTCTATGTGGGTGCACTCCATTTGGAGTGCTAA
- a CDS encoding DUF3326 domain-containing protein, with translation MSSAPMPTLMLVPTGIGCDIGGYAGDALPSARLLAAASGCLITHPNVMNGASLYWSDSRVHYVEGYGLDRFAVGEWGLRPVRKQRIGLLLDAGIQPELVQRQIQVAEGCRASLGLDIGPVISTDAPLDVTLERGASGASWGRLGCPDALLRAGERLKQDGATAIAVVARFPEDPESEELEAYRQGSGVDALAGAEAVISHLLVKHLQIPCAHAPALDPLPLDPQLDPRAAGEELGYTFLACVLVGLSRAPDLVTGDRQPGDLDAAQLGAVVVPEGALGGEAVLTCVERNLPVVCVANPSVLSVSADALGLSQGVLHASSYSEAAGLVLALREGLSPASLGRPLPPLQRLD, from the coding sequence ATGAGCTCGGCACCAATGCCAACGCTGATGCTTGTGCCGACTGGCATCGGATGCGACATCGGGGGCTATGCCGGTGATGCCCTGCCGTCTGCACGGTTGCTGGCTGCAGCGAGCGGCTGCCTGATCACCCATCCCAATGTGATGAATGGGGCTTCGCTCTATTGGAGTGATTCCCGCGTGCACTACGTCGAGGGCTATGGCCTCGATCGTTTTGCTGTGGGTGAGTGGGGCCTGCGGCCGGTGCGGAAGCAACGGATCGGTTTGCTGCTGGATGCCGGCATCCAGCCTGAGCTGGTCCAGCGCCAGATACAAGTGGCCGAGGGCTGCCGCGCCAGCTTGGGTTTGGACATCGGCCCGGTGATTTCAACGGATGCTCCGCTTGATGTCACACTCGAGCGCGGCGCCAGTGGTGCCAGCTGGGGGCGATTGGGGTGTCCCGATGCCTTGTTGCGGGCTGGTGAACGCTTGAAGCAGGATGGTGCGACGGCGATTGCGGTGGTCGCCCGCTTCCCGGAGGATCCGGAAAGTGAGGAGCTGGAGGCCTATCGCCAGGGCAGTGGCGTCGATGCTCTGGCTGGCGCTGAAGCGGTGATCAGCCACCTGCTGGTGAAGCACCTGCAGATCCCCTGTGCCCACGCACCCGCGTTGGACCCGTTGCCCCTGGATCCGCAGCTTGATCCGAGGGCGGCGGGTGAGGAGCTCGGTTACACCTTCCTGGCCTGCGTCCTGGTGGGGCTGAGCCGAGCACCGGATCTTGTAACTGGTGACCGGCAGCCCGGCGACCTTGATGCGGCGCAATTGGGCGCGGTTGTTGTTCCTGAAGGCGCCTTGGGGGGGGAGGCGGTGCTGACTTGCGTGGAGCGCAATCTGCCAGTGGTCTGCGTGGCCAATCCATCGGTGCTGTCGGTCTCTGCCGATGCCCTTGGCTTGAGCCAGGGCGTTCTCCATGCCAGCAGTTACAGCGAGGCAGCAGGTTTGGTGCTGGCGTTGCGGGAGGGTTTGAGTCCGGCGTCCCTGGGCCGGCCATTGCCACCGTTACAACGGTTGGATTAA
- a CDS encoding NAD+ synthase, giving the protein MRIALAQLNPVVGDFKGNAARILEAVRRAEEQGAELVLTPELSLWGYPPRDQLLEPSRIQQQDTALQWLVNQLNSSVTLLVGAALPAADARSPRLLNGVVLVNRLGWRPIAQKQLLPSYDVFDERRYFRPGDGPCLLALPNGKRLGLTICEDLWVDDGLQRERLDGPDPIDQLIPEQPDLVINLAASPFDAAKPALRQRLAAAAARRLNCPLIYLNQVGGNDELVFDGASFVVEADGALQLELPVCEEHLAVWDSGHPATVQSRGQIQPMDPLERLFRALVLGVRDYARKCGFKQALLGLSGGIDSALVAVIATAALGNEAVSALLMPSPWSSSGSIDDALALAERLGLQTNTVPIAGLMNGYDQALSAPLGETPQGVTAENLQSRIRGTLLMAVANQQGQLLLTTGNKSELAVGYCTLYGDMNGGLAVIGDLYKTSVFSLCDWLDSDAARNCRQALGLPVQGELVGKTIRRKPPSAELRPNQKDSDSLPDYDALDALLKALIQERQSGTTLVAAGHDPALVERVERMMKRAEFKRRQAAPLLKVSPQAFGSGWRLPIAAA; this is encoded by the coding sequence ATGCGCATCGCCCTGGCCCAACTCAACCCCGTTGTCGGCGACTTCAAGGGGAATGCCGCCCGGATCCTGGAAGCAGTGCGCAGGGCGGAGGAGCAAGGTGCAGAACTGGTGCTGACCCCGGAGCTCTCCCTCTGGGGCTATCCCCCCCGGGACCAGTTGCTCGAGCCGAGCCGCATCCAGCAGCAGGACACGGCGCTGCAGTGGCTGGTGAACCAACTCAACAGCAGCGTCACCCTGTTGGTGGGTGCTGCGCTGCCGGCCGCAGATGCCCGCAGCCCACGGCTGCTCAATGGTGTGGTGCTGGTGAATCGCCTGGGCTGGCGGCCGATTGCTCAGAAACAGCTGCTGCCCAGTTACGACGTCTTCGATGAGCGGCGCTACTTCCGCCCCGGCGATGGCCCCTGCCTGCTCGCCCTGCCCAACGGAAAGCGACTGGGACTCACCATCTGCGAAGACCTCTGGGTAGATGACGGCCTGCAGCGCGAGCGCCTTGACGGACCGGATCCCATCGATCAACTGATCCCCGAACAACCTGATCTGGTGATCAATCTGGCGGCATCCCCCTTCGATGCCGCCAAGCCAGCCTTGCGCCAACGGTTGGCGGCGGCGGCGGCACGACGCCTCAACTGTCCACTGATCTACCTCAATCAAGTGGGGGGCAACGACGAGCTGGTGTTCGACGGGGCCAGTTTTGTGGTGGAAGCCGATGGGGCTTTACAGCTGGAGCTTCCCGTTTGTGAGGAGCACCTCGCGGTATGGGATAGCGGCCATCCCGCCACTGTGCAGTCCCGGGGCCAGATCCAGCCGATGGATCCCTTGGAGCGGCTGTTCAGAGCCCTAGTGCTTGGGGTGCGTGACTATGCCAGAAAATGCGGGTTCAAACAGGCATTGCTGGGGTTGAGCGGCGGCATCGACTCAGCGCTGGTGGCCGTGATCGCCACCGCAGCCCTGGGGAACGAGGCGGTCTCGGCGCTGTTGATGCCCTCCCCTTGGAGCTCCTCAGGATCCATTGACGATGCCTTGGCCTTGGCCGAAAGGTTGGGGCTGCAGACCAACACAGTGCCCATCGCCGGCCTGATGAACGGCTACGACCAGGCCCTCAGCGCACCGCTTGGGGAAACACCCCAGGGCGTGACGGCGGAAAATCTTCAATCGCGAATTCGCGGCACCCTGCTGATGGCCGTGGCCAACCAGCAGGGCCAACTGCTACTCACCACCGGGAACAAATCCGAGCTGGCCGTGGGTTATTGCACCCTCTACGGCGACATGAACGGCGGGCTAGCGGTTATTGGCGATCTCTACAAAACCAGCGTGTTTTCGCTGTGCGACTGGCTCGACAGCGACGCAGCCCGGAACTGCCGCCAAGCCCTGGGGCTTCCGGTGCAAGGGGAGCTGGTGGGTAAAACGATTCGACGCAAACCCCCCAGCGCCGAGCTGCGGCCCAACCAGAAAGACAGCGACTCCCTGCCCGACTACGACGCGCTGGATGCTCTGCTCAAAGCTCTGATCCAAGAGCGACAGTCCGGAACAACCCTTGTGGCCGCCGGCCATGATCCCGCTCTGGTGGAGCGGGTGGAACGGATGATGAAACGGGCCGAGTTCAAGCGACGCCAAGCGGCACCCTTGCTCAAGGTGAGCCCCCAGGCCTTCGGCAGCGGTTGGCGGTTACCAATTGCAGCGGCCTAA
- a CDS encoding GTP-binding protein, whose translation MNGMQPTPPHTVERCQLLLERWRSQLQLSARERGLLGGELQLLDRQLQRLQQRRLRIALFGRVGVGKSSLINALIRRPLLETDVAHGSTRRQQAVDWPVEIAGLTRVELVDTPGIDEIDAGGRARLASRVAMGADLVLLVVDSDLTRADLEALNTLLESGKPLQLVLNRSDRWPKQERAALLRSIGARLPVDLPITAAAAAPRRPQIQADGRVRSTITTPQVQDLRKQLCQQLENEGTLLLAIQSLRQADRFQRACQELRLQQHRHTAQSLIGRYAAAKATGVAVNPVMALDMAGGMACDTALVLQLSRLYNLPMTPAAARLLLTRLSSHNALLGGVQLGLAALKQALLLLVPVSGGGSLAPAAPVALAQAALAVHASRRTGRLVAQQLLRRRGGQPGALLRRLAERDPVVHHWLLRWPKALEQDLQPLLP comes from the coding sequence ATGAACGGGATGCAACCCACCCCGCCCCACACCGTTGAACGCTGCCAGCTGCTGCTGGAGCGCTGGCGCAGCCAGCTGCAGCTGAGCGCCCGGGAGCGGGGACTGCTGGGGGGTGAATTGCAGCTGTTGGATCGCCAGCTGCAACGGCTGCAGCAACGACGCCTGCGGATTGCCCTATTTGGTCGGGTTGGGGTCGGCAAATCCAGCCTGATCAATGCCTTGATCCGCCGGCCGCTGCTGGAGACGGATGTCGCCCACGGCAGCACCCGGCGTCAACAGGCGGTGGACTGGCCCGTGGAGATTGCCGGGCTGACCAGGGTGGAATTGGTGGACACCCCCGGCATTGATGAAATCGATGCCGGGGGGCGGGCTCGCTTGGCCTCTCGCGTGGCCATGGGTGCCGACCTGGTGCTGCTGGTGGTGGACAGCGATCTGACCCGGGCTGACCTGGAGGCCTTAAACACGCTGCTGGAGAGCGGCAAGCCCCTGCAGCTTGTGCTGAACCGCAGCGACCGCTGGCCGAAGCAGGAACGCGCCGCGCTGCTGCGCAGCATCGGCGCCAGGCTTCCTGTGGATCTGCCGATCACCGCGGCAGCGGCAGCGCCCCGCAGGCCCCAGATCCAGGCTGATGGGCGGGTGCGCAGCACGATCACGACGCCGCAGGTGCAGGATCTGCGAAAGCAGCTCTGCCAACAGCTGGAGAACGAAGGCACCCTGCTGCTGGCGATCCAGTCGCTGCGCCAGGCCGACCGCTTCCAGAGGGCCTGCCAAGAACTGCGGCTGCAGCAGCACCGCCACACGGCCCAAAGCCTGATCGGTCGTTATGCAGCCGCCAAGGCCACTGGCGTGGCCGTCAACCCTGTGATGGCGTTGGACATGGCAGGAGGCATGGCCTGCGACACCGCCCTGGTGCTGCAGCTCAGCCGTCTTTACAACCTGCCGATGACACCAGCAGCGGCACGACTGCTGCTCACCCGACTCTCCAGCCACAACGCCCTGCTGGGAGGCGTTCAGCTGGGGCTGGCGGCCCTGAAGCAAGCACTGCTGCTGCTGGTGCCGGTAAGCGGCGGCGGCAGCTTGGCCCCGGCAGCCCCAGTGGCCCTTGCCCAGGCCGCCCTGGCGGTGCATGCCAGCCGGCGAACGGGGCGTCTGGTCGCCCAGCAATTGCTTCGACGACGCGGCGGTCAACCGGGGGCCCTGCTGCGCCGCCTGGCCGAACGGGATCCCGTGGTGCACCACTGGCTGTTGCGCTGGCCCAAAGCCCTGGAGCAGGATCTACAACCGCTGCTGCCCTGA
- a CDS encoding sodium:calcium antiporter — protein sequence MRAAVLRETPLLIGVLTLAGLATTNLLDWLLRQPALPVLTGLALLSVLVLLMARGVAHHADQLAERLGEPLGTLGLTGSVIVIELALIASTMLTGESNPTLARDSMFSVLMIVLTGVKGMTLIVAARVQRQGRTQPMQPEELAAVNQSGSSAYINLITTISVLALVLPNFSQDSLEANYSLPINWLLTFVSISLYGIFLRGQVGRYRNLFLDTAQQQTSGSLSLADSTAEAPTPPGEAEGSLLKNGALMAAGLLVLVLIAESMGTLIETGINDLGLPSSLGGLLVGLLVVAPEALNAFQAAGKGELQHSLNTLYGSSLSTLCLTVPAVLAIGEFTGTAVILGLDPLESVLLVS from the coding sequence GTGAGGGCAGCTGTCCTCCGCGAAACTCCGCTGCTGATCGGAGTGCTGACCCTGGCCGGCCTCGCGACCACCAACCTGCTCGACTGGCTGCTGCGGCAGCCCGCCCTGCCCGTGCTGACGGGCCTTGCCTTGCTCAGTGTGCTGGTGCTGTTGATGGCGCGGGGGGTGGCGCACCATGCCGATCAACTGGCAGAGCGCCTCGGGGAACCACTGGGAACCTTGGGGCTGACAGGGTCCGTGATCGTGATTGAACTGGCCCTGATCGCCTCCACGATGCTGACGGGTGAGAGCAACCCGACCCTGGCACGCGACTCGATGTTCTCGGTGCTGATGATCGTGCTCACGGGAGTCAAGGGCATGACCTTGATCGTGGCGGCGAGGGTGCAGCGACAGGGGCGCACCCAGCCGATGCAGCCGGAGGAGCTAGCGGCTGTGAACCAGAGCGGTTCGAGTGCCTACATCAATCTGATCACCACCATCAGTGTTCTGGCACTGGTGCTGCCCAACTTCAGCCAGGACAGCCTCGAAGCCAACTACTCCCTGCCGATCAACTGGCTGCTGACGTTTGTGTCGATCAGCCTCTACGGGATTTTTCTGCGCGGCCAGGTTGGCCGTTACCGCAACCTGTTTCTCGATACCGCTCAGCAACAAACCTCCGGGTCCCTCTCCCTCGCGGACAGCACTGCGGAGGCCCCCACTCCCCCGGGCGAAGCCGAAGGATCGCTCCTGAAGAACGGAGCTCTTATGGCGGCTGGGCTGCTGGTGCTAGTGCTGATCGCGGAATCAATGGGGACGTTGATCGAAACAGGGATCAACGATCTTGGTTTGCCCAGTTCCCTCGGCGGCCTGCTTGTGGGCTTGCTGGTGGTCGCACCGGAAGCGCTCAATGCTTTTCAGGCCGCTGGGAAAGGAGAGTTGCAGCATTCACTCAACACTCTCTATGGGTCGTCCCTCTCGACCCTCTGTCTCACGGTGCCGGCGGTTCTGGCGATCGGCGAATTCACGGGCACCGCCGTGATCCTGGGGCTGGATCCACTCGAATCAGTGCTGCTGGTGAGCTGA
- a CDS encoding aminopeptidase P N-terminal domain-containing protein, whose product MNGFDSGIHARRRALFMEQLGAAAAVIPAAALATHHADCEWPFRQDSDFFYLTGFDEPDAVALLLPHRPEGERYVLFVQPKDPAAEVWTGFRWGTEGALERYGADVAHPLDQLSEKLPEYLAGAEAIAFRVGRHTSVESMVLSAWGRQLDTYARTGTAALGLVAPTPILHRLRLRKEPHELERLREACRISSEAHELARSITRPGMNEAEVQAAMEAHFRSNGARGPAYGSIVAGGDNACVLHYTANTAPLQDGDLLLIDAGCSLEDYYNGDITRSFPVNGRFTAEQRELYSLVLEAQETAVAVVAPGGTAEAVHDTALRILVEGLVDLGLLIGDVDGIIERGDYRHLYMHRTGHWLGLDVHDVGAYRLGEQPAPLEQGMVLTVEPGLYVSDRLSVPDGQPEIDDRWKGIGIRIEDDVAVTETGHEVLTAGALKSVEAMER is encoded by the coding sequence GTGAACGGTTTCGACTCCGGCATCCACGCGCGTCGTCGCGCTCTGTTCATGGAGCAACTCGGCGCTGCCGCCGCGGTGATTCCGGCCGCGGCATTGGCGACCCATCACGCCGATTGCGAGTGGCCCTTCCGACAGGACAGCGATTTCTTTTATCTCACCGGTTTTGATGAACCGGACGCGGTGGCTCTGCTGCTGCCGCACCGACCGGAGGGCGAGCGCTACGTGCTGTTTGTGCAGCCCAAGGACCCGGCAGCTGAGGTGTGGACCGGCTTCCGCTGGGGCACAGAAGGAGCTTTGGAGCGCTACGGCGCTGATGTGGCCCATCCCCTGGATCAGCTGAGCGAAAAACTGCCCGAATACCTCGCCGGTGCCGAAGCCATCGCCTTCCGGGTGGGCCGCCACACATCGGTGGAGTCGATGGTGCTCTCGGCCTGGGGGCGGCAACTCGATACCTATGCCCGCACTGGGACGGCGGCCCTGGGCCTGGTGGCGCCAACACCGATCCTGCATCGCCTGCGCCTGCGCAAGGAGCCCCATGAGTTGGAGCGTCTGCGGGAGGCCTGTCGCATCTCCTCAGAAGCCCACGAGCTGGCCCGATCGATCACCCGTCCGGGCATGAACGAGGCTGAGGTGCAGGCGGCGATGGAAGCTCACTTCCGGAGCAATGGGGCCCGCGGTCCGGCCTACGGATCCATCGTCGCTGGCGGTGATAACGCCTGCGTGCTGCACTACACCGCCAACACTGCCCCGCTTCAGGACGGCGACCTGCTGCTGATCGATGCCGGTTGTTCCCTGGAGGATTACTACAACGGCGACATCACCCGCAGCTTCCCGGTGAATGGCCGCTTCACGGCGGAACAGCGGGAGCTCTACAGCCTGGTTCTGGAGGCCCAGGAAACTGCGGTGGCTGTTGTGGCTCCCGGTGGCACCGCGGAGGCGGTGCACGACACAGCCCTGCGAATTCTGGTTGAGGGCCTGGTGGACCTGGGCCTGCTGATCGGGGATGTGGACGGCATCATCGAGCGAGGCGATTACCGTCACCTGTACATGCACCGCACCGGCCATTGGCTGGGTCTGGATGTGCATGATGTGGGGGCCTACCGGCTCGGTGAGCAACCTGCGCCTCTCGAGCAAGGCATGGTGCTCACCGTTGAGCCCGGCCTTTACGTCAGCGATCGCCTCAGCGTGCCGGATGGACAGCCTGAGATCGATGATCGCTGGAAAGGCATCGGCATTCGCATCGAAGACGACGTTGCCGTTACCGAGACCGGCCATGAGGTGCTCACCGCGGGTGCCCTCAAGAGCGTTGAGGCAATGGAACGCTGA
- a CDS encoding CNNM domain-containing protein: MSSDLLVLLLLVLVVLLGSALCSGVEAALLTVSPIRVHELAARDRPVAGARRLAQLRQRLGRTLSALVIANNGFNIFGSLMLGGYAAWVFEQRNISGVALPVFSVGLTILVILLGEILPKALGSRLALPVALASAPLLHWLGLALRPLVLLLERMLPAITAEAELSTNEEEIRLLARLGSQKGEIEADEAAMIGKVFQLNDLTARDLMTPRVAAPTLDGSLSIEAQRAKLMSTNDPWWVVLGDQVDKVLGVASRERVLTALLENRGLLTPVDLCEPVEYVPEMIRADRLLTGFRRDSSGVRVVVDEFGGFVGVIGAESVLAVLAGWWRKPAA; encoded by the coding sequence ATGAGCTCCGATCTCCTGGTGCTGTTGCTGTTGGTTTTAGTCGTGCTGCTGGGCTCGGCCCTGTGCTCCGGAGTTGAAGCCGCCCTGCTGACGGTGAGTCCGATCCGGGTGCATGAGCTGGCTGCCCGGGATCGCCCCGTGGCCGGGGCCAGGCGGCTGGCGCAGTTGCGTCAACGGCTGGGGCGCACCCTGTCGGCTCTAGTGATCGCCAACAACGGCTTCAACATTTTCGGCAGCCTGATGCTGGGCGGTTATGCCGCCTGGGTGTTCGAGCAGCGCAACATCAGCGGTGTGGCCCTGCCGGTGTTCTCTGTGGGCCTCACCATCCTGGTGATCCTGCTGGGGGAAATCCTCCCCAAAGCCCTCGGCAGCCGTCTGGCCCTGCCGGTGGCCCTGGCCAGCGCGCCCCTGTTGCATTGGCTCGGGCTGGCACTAAGGCCGCTGGTGCTTTTGCTGGAACGGATGCTGCCGGCCATCACCGCCGAAGCGGAACTCAGCACCAATGAAGAGGAGATCCGTCTGCTGGCCCGCCTGGGCTCCCAGAAAGGAGAAATCGAAGCTGATGAAGCCGCGATGATCGGCAAGGTGTTTCAGCTGAACGATCTCACCGCCCGCGACCTGATGACGCCGCGGGTGGCTGCGCCCACCCTGGACGGCAGCCTGAGCATCGAAGCCCAGCGGGCCAAGCTGATGAGTACCAACGACCCCTGGTGGGTGGTGCTCGGCGATCAGGTGGACAAGGTGCTTGGCGTGGCCAGCCGCGAAAGGGTGCTCACCGCCTTGTTGGAGAACCGTGGGCTGCTCACGCCCGTTGACCTCTGCGAACCGGTGGAATATGTGCCGGAAATGATCCGAGCAGATCGGCTGTTGACGGGCTTCCGGCGCGACAGCAGCGGCGTGCGCGTGGTGGTGGATGAATTCGGTGGCTTCGTTGGCGTGATCGGGGCCGAATCCGTGCTGGCAGTGCTGGCGGGCTGGTGGCGCAAGCCGGCAGCATGA
- a CDS encoding nicotinate-nucleotide adenylyltransferase, with protein MIAAAIALLGTSADPPTRGHQVLLEGLLNRYAQVATWASDNPLKQHDAPLALRAMLLGQLVQQLQDERLELAQHLSSPYTLITLQRAAKHWPERDLVFVVGSDLAGQIPRWKQSDCWLPQCRLAIAPRKGWPLEEATLQALRDLGGRVELLDLEVPATASSQLRQQPNEAQIPEAVWPLLLQHNLYGLSGSPC; from the coding sequence ATGATCGCTGCTGCTATCGCCTTGCTGGGCACCAGCGCCGATCCACCCACCCGCGGCCATCAGGTGCTGCTGGAGGGGCTTCTGAACCGCTACGCCCAGGTGGCGACCTGGGCCAGCGACAACCCCCTGAAACAGCACGATGCTCCCCTGGCGTTGCGGGCGATGCTGCTCGGCCAGCTGGTGCAGCAACTGCAGGATGAACGGCTGGAGCTGGCCCAGCATCTGAGCAGCCCGTACACCTTGATCACCTTGCAGCGGGCCGCAAAGCATTGGCCTGAGCGGGACCTGGTGTTTGTGGTCGGTAGCGATCTCGCCGGCCAGATTCCCCGCTGGAAACAGAGCGATTGCTGGCTGCCGCAGTGCCGTCTAGCGATCGCCCCGCGCAAGGGTTGGCCCCTCGAGGAAGCCACGCTGCAGGCGCTGCGCGATCTGGGTGGACGGGTGGAACTGCTGGATCTGGAGGTTCCTGCCACCGCCAGTTCGCAACTGCGGCAGCAACCCAATGAAGCTCAGATCCCTGAAGCAGTGTGGCCGCTTTTGCTCCAGCACAATCTTTATGGCCTTTCGGGGAGCCCCTGCTGA